From Triticum urartu cultivar G1812 chromosome 2, Tu2.1, whole genome shotgun sequence, a single genomic window includes:
- the LOC125539480 gene encoding probable potassium transporter 11 encodes MASLSESEGTNRGGMWELDQNLDQPMDEEATRLKNMYREKKFSSVLMLRLAFQSLGVVFGDLGTSPLYVFYNAFPHGVYDDEDVIGALSLIIYTLTLIPLLKYVFVVLRANDNGQGGTLALYSLLCRHAKISTIPNQHKTDEDLTTYSRQTYEENSLAAKIKRWLETRAYKRNCLLILVLLGTCTAIGDGILTPAISVLSASGGIKVQNPNMSTDIVVLVAVIILIGVFSMQHFGTDKVGWLFAPIVLIWFILIGSVGALNIHKYGSSVLRAYNPVYIYRYFRRRGNSSNTWTVLGGIMLSITGTEALFADLCHFPVLAIQIAFTFIVFPCLLLAYTGQAAYIISNKKHVNDAFYRSIPDAIYWPAFVIATAAAIIASQATISATYSIIKQALALGCFPRVKVVHTSKKFLGQIYIPDINWLLLILCIAVTAGFKNQSQIGNAYGTAVVIVMLVTTFLMVPIMLLVWKSHWILVITFIVLSLMVELPYFWACILKIDQGGWVPLVIAIAFFIIMYVWHYCTVKRYEFEMHSKVSMAWILGLGPSLGLVRVPGIGFVYTELASGVPHIFSHFITNLPAIHSVVVFVCVKYLPVYTVPVEERFLVRRIGPKNFHIFRCIARYGYKDLHKKDDDFEKMLFDCLTLFIRLESMMDGYSDSDEFSLPEQRTEGSINTAFLADKTVNTMCSNGDLSYSSQDSIVPVQSPLGVNNLLTYSSQTNRTVSNEVEFLNRCRDAGVVHILGNTIVRARRDSGIIKKISVDYLYAFMRRICRENSVMFNIPHESLLNVGQIYYI; translated from the exons ATGGCGTCGCTGTCCGAAAGCGAGGGGACGAACAGGGGGGGCATGTGGGAGCTGGATCAGAACCTTGATCAGCCCATGGATGAGGAAGCCACCAGACTCAAGAATATGTACCGGGAAAAG AAATTCTCATCAGTTTTGATGCTGCGGCTTGCATTTCAGAGCCTTGGGGTGGTCTTTGGTGACTTGGGCACATCACCGCTCTATGTGTTCTATAATGCCTTTCCTCACGGAGTATACGACGACGAAGATGTTATTGGAGCTCTTTCCCTGATCATTTACACCCTTACTCTCATCCCTCTTCTGAAGTATGTTTTTGTTGTCTTGAGGGCAAATGACAATGGTCAAG GTGGTACACTTGCTCTATATTCACTACTCTGCCGTCATGCAAAGATCAGCACTATACCCAACCAACACAAGACTGATGAGGACCTAACGACATATAGTCGGCAAACTTATGAGGAGAACTCATTGGCAGCGAAAATAAAGAGATGGCTAGAAACACGCGCATATAAAAGAAACTGTCTTCTTATTCTTGTTCTCCTTGGTACTTGTACAGCTATTGGAGATGGAATCCTTACTCCTGCTATATCAG TTCTTTCTGCATCAGGTGGTATAAAAGTTCAAAATCCAAACATGAGTACTG ATATTGTTGTACTTGTTGCCGTGATCATCTTGATTGGAGTATTCAGCATGCAACACTTTGGTACAGACAAAGTTGGATGGCTATTCGCACCTATAGTGCTCATCTGGTTCATTTTAATTGGAAGTGTCGGAGCACTGAACATACACAAGTATGGTAGCTCTGTATTAAGAGCGTACAATCCAGTCTATATATACCGTTATTTCCGAAGGCGGGGAAATTCTTCTAACACCTGGACCGTTCTTGGAGGAATCATGCTTAGCATCACAG GAACTGAAGCGTTATTTGCAGATCTATGTCATTTCCCTGTGTTGGCCATTCAG ATTGCATTCACCTTCATTGTATTCCCATGCCTTCTTCTGGCATACACAGGGCAAGCAGCTTATATAATTTCCAACAAGAAACATGTGAATGACGCCTTCTATCGCTCCATTCCAG ATGCCATATACTGGCCAGCCTTTGTTATAGCAACTGCTGCAGCAATAATTGCAAGTCAAGCCACCATATCTGCAACCTACTCGATAATAAAGCAGGCTCTTGCATTAGGATGTTTCCCCCGCGTGAAGGTAGTCCACACCTCGAAGAAATTTCTCGGGCAGATTTATATCCCTGACATCAACTGGCTCCTCCTTATTCTTTGTATTGCTGTGACTGCTGGATTCAAGAACCAGAGCCAGATAGGAAATGCATACG GCACTGCAGTGGTTATAGTTATGCTAGTGACAACGTTCCTCATGGTACCAATAATGCTGCTGGTGTGGAAGAGTCACTGGATTCTTGTCATCACCTTTATTGTGCTCTCGTTGATGGTAGAGCTACCATACTTCTGGGCTTGCATATTGAAGATTGACCAAGGCGGTTGGGTCCCGCTTGTCATCGCGATAgccttcttcatcatcatgtatGTGTGGCACTATTGCACTGTAAAGCGGTATGAATTTGAGATGCACAGCAAGGTGTCAATGGCCTGGATTCTTGGCCTCGGTCCGAGCCTTGGTCTAGTCAGGGTTCCAGGGATAGGCTTTGTGTACACTGAGCTGGCAAGTGGCGTACCGCACATCTTCTCACACTTTATCACCAACCTACCTGCTATCCACTCGGTTGTCGTCTTCGTCTGTGTCAAGTATCTTCCAGTCTACACAGTCCCGGTGGAGGAGCGGTTCCTTGTGAGGAGGATTGGGCCGAAGAACTTCCATATATTCCGTTGCATTGCAAGGTACGGATATAAAGACCTCCACAAGAAAGATGATGACTTTGAGAAGATGCTCTTTGACTGCCTCACGTTATTCATCCGACTCGAGAGCATGATGGATGGTTATTCAGATTCCGATGAGTTCAGCTTACCAGAGCAGAGGACTGAAGGATCGATCAACACTGCATTTCTAGCAGACAAAACTGTCAACACAATGTGCTCCAATGGTGACCTTAGCTACTCATCACAGGATTCTATTGTGCCAGTGCAGTCACCCCTCGGGGTAAACAACCTGTTGACGTACTCAAGCCAAACCAACCGTACAGTCAGCAACGAAGTTGAGTTCTTGAACCGGTGCAGGGATGCTGGTGTTGTGCACATCCTAGGGAACACCATTGTGCGCGCTCGGAGAGATTCAGGGATCATCAAGAAGATTTCTGTAGATTACTTGTATGCCTTCATGAGGAGGATCTGCAGGGAGAACAGTGTGATGTTCAATATTCCTCATGAGAGCCTTCTTAATGTTGGGCAAATATACTACATCTGA
- the LOC125539481 gene encoding uncharacterized protein LOC125539481, giving the protein MSMPEEFVIFPAEGKISNGPEGALVSPDCPFLVARLPEPLNKSFEQVRRWIMQLFQLNDVTHELTPQHILYVRNNPMAPPSTVLIDITGDDSWRAFLNVAWRHVGVFRLFVKWSAKKTTSDEDPAVTDESDDDGSWPTCKHDKPCTIETSWDRQDPGRRFYRCPLFADSKQDCGFTQWLDRKFPEKAIEHMNYLTDKVDSLGQQVDNLKCELEELRHRCQKRSIAEAVVSHGDKCPCGKIPCDAACCNQDEKPCPSQIRRLAKAN; this is encoded by the exons ATGTCGATGCCAGAAGAGTTTGTGATATTTCCTGCTGAAGGGAAGATTTCCAATGGGCCCGAGGGGGCACTAGTGAGTCCCGATTGCCCGTTTCTGGTCGCACGGCTACCAGAGCCACTGAACAAGTCGTTCGAGCAAGTGCGACGCTGGATAATGCAGCTCTTCCAGTTGAATGACGTGACACATGAGCTCACTCCGCAGCACATTCTGTATGTCAGGAACAATCCCATGGCTCCTCCTTCCACCGTGCTGATTGACATAACTGGGGACGATTCCTGGAGGGCGTTCCTGAATGTGGCATGGCGCCATGTTGGAGTTTTCAGGCTGTTTGTCAAGTGGAGTGCCAAGAAAACAACCTCTGATGAAGATCCTGCAGTGACAGATGAATCTGATGATGATGGCAGCTGGCCAACTTGCAAGCATGATAAACCTTGCACCATTGAAACTTCATGGGACCGTCAAGACCCAGGGCGAAGGTTCTACCGCTGCCCTCTCTTCGCG GATTCAAAACAGGACTGTGGTTTCACCCAATGGCTGGACAGGAAGTTCCCTGAGAAGGCGATTGAGCACATGAACTACCTCACGGACAAGGTTGATTCACTCGGGCAGCAGGTCGACAACCTGAAGTGCGAGCTTGAGGAACTTCGTCATCGTTGCCAGAAAAGGTCGATCGCAGAAGCTGTTGTCAGTCATGGAGACAAGTGCCCATGTGGAAAGATCCCTTGCGACGCAGCTTGTTGCAATCAGGATGAAAAGCCGTGCCCAAGTCAGATTCGTAGATTGGCTAAGGCCAATTAG